Proteins encoded together in one Tripterygium wilfordii isolate XIE 37 chromosome 14, ASM1340144v1, whole genome shotgun sequence window:
- the LOC120014158 gene encoding probable LRR receptor-like serine/threonine-protein kinase At3g47570: protein MSDTLAMLKMIKKKLLKDIKSDSNTRWYNSEYDIHVSTTANIGAIIVLDLLLAILLYIFMVISTAKVVTNITTDQYALLDFKAHITSDILAQNWSSSTPICRWVGISCNARHGRVNALNLSNMTLQGTLSPHLGNLSFLISLDISFNNFHGPLPKELGKLPRLKRIDVYNNSISGIIPHSLFNMSKLEIMDLGNNLIEGSIPFEEGELPSLKVLYVDDNRLSGSLPDNMFKSLPEVEKLSFANNTFVGTIPRSIGNLTKLKWLFLRSSNLKGDIPKELGNLVELEKLSMRNMGIGGPIPLFIFNMSSLEEIDMYGNGLVGSLPVDICLHLPLLQWLSVGDNKLTGGIPKSIGNCTLLEELWLGRNYLKGNNNLWMNGEVSFTSVTGTIPLEVGHQQNLEILIADFNHLNSSIPSSIFNISTLRILSLIDNHLTGYLPPSIGSTLPNLEEIRLLDNQLSGPIPSSISNASRLTAIDLLNNSFTGNIPTNLGNLRSLQWLSLAFNDLVGESSPNELEFLSPLTNCLDLRHIDLSYNPLNGILPSSIGNFSSVLESFFLVKCGLKGGIPMEIGNLSNVIMLDLSANELTGSVPIAIDRLQNIQGLYLNSNQLEGQIPIQLCQLQKSNTLSFGDNMLNGSIPACIDNLSSLRYLNLSSNKLSSAIPTTLWSLTYILEVYLNSNSLSGSLSSEIKSLKVLTAIDLSGNQMSGNIPSSIGELKDLKKLLLAKNNFEGPIPESFVSLTSLETVDLSRNNLSGVIPKSLEKLSYLNYFNVSFNKLQGEIPKSGPFANFSAQSFVSNNGLCGLPRFQVPPCQSIRTNRSKPVLLKYILPTVFAFAILVVLVIIVLLRCRKMKQNLSRQENIIPLATWRRISYLELQLATNGFSEGNLLGTGSFGSVYKGLLSDGKEIAIKVFNLQLEGVFRNFEAECEVMRNIRHRNLVKIISSCTNNMDFKALVLELMPNGSLQKWLYSHNLFLDVVQRLNIMEDVASALEYLHQGYSTPIVHCDLKPSNILLDEDMVAHVGDFGIAKLLGEGEDMRQTMTLATIGYMAPEYGSEGIVSTRCDVFGILLMETFTRKKPTDEMFVGELNLKLWVKELLAHAPIRVVDANLMNREDKHFVVKLTCISSIMELSLACTEDSPEDRINMRDALSMLKKIKKKLLKNIGAERNTRSRMRRQS from the exons GGTACAATAGTGAGTACGACATTCATGTGTCTACCACTGCAAATATTGGAGCCATTATTGTGCTTGACCTTCTCCTTGCTATTCTTTTATATATA TTCATGGTGATTAGCACAGCTAAGGTTGTGACTAACATTACCACTGATCAATACGCTCTTCTTGATTTCAAAGCTCATATAACCTCCGACATCTTAGCACAAAATTGGTCGAGCTCCACTCCCATTTGTCGATGGGTTGGCATCTCTTGCAATGCACGCCATGGAAGGGTCAATGCCTTGAATCTTTCGAACATGACGCTCCAAGGAACACTCTCTCCACACCTTGGAAATCTCTCATTCCTAATCTCTTTAGACATTTCATTCAACAATTTTCATGGGCCTCTACCAAAGGAGTTGGGAAAACTGCCCCGACTCAAGCGAATTGATGTTTATAATAATAGCATTTCTGGTATCATCCCTCATTCCCTGTTCAACATGTCAAAGCTGGAGATTATGGATCTAGGCAACAACCTTATTGAAGGGAGCATCCCATTTGAGGAAGGCGAGCTTCCCAGCCTGAAAGTATTATATGTGGATGACAACAGACTTTCAGGCTCTTTACCAGATAATATGTTTAAAAGTCTTCCAGAAGTGGAGAAGTTATCATTTGCAAATAACACGTTTGTTGGAACCATACCAAGGAGTATCGGGAACCTTACTAAGCTCAAGTGGTTATTTCTAAGGTCCAGCAACTTAAAAG gtGACATTCCAAAAGAACTGGGTAATCTTGTTGAATTGGAGAAACTTAGCATGAGAAATATGGGAATCGGAGGTCCAATTCCGCTTTTCATCTTCAACATGTCTTCTCTAGAAGAGATAGATATGTATGGCAATGGTTTAGTTGGGAGTCTTCCAGTGGATATATGCCTCCATCTTCCTCTACTTCAGTGGCTTTCTGTTGGTGACAATAAACTCACAGGAGGGATACCCAAAAGTATTGGAAATTGTACTCTACTTGAGGAGTTATGGCTCGGTCGGAATTACTTGAAAGGTAACaac AATTTGTGGATGAATGGAGAAGTATCATTCACATCTGTTACAGGTACAATCCCCCTTGAGGTTGGGCACCAACAAAACCTGGAGATACTAATTGCGGATTTCAACCACCTCAACAGCAGCATTCCATCTAGTATTTTCAACATTTCAACACTGAGAATACTCTCCCTGATAGACAACCACCTCACAGGCTATCTTCCACCAAGCATAGGCAGTACTCTTCCAAACCTTGAGGAAATTCGTCTATTGGACAATCAACTTAGCGGACCAATACCAAGCTCTATCTCCAATGCTTCCCGACTCACAGCGATAGACTTGTTAAATAACTCCTTCACTGGAAATATTCCTACCAATCTTGGCAACTTGAGATCCCTTCAGTGGCTTAGCCTTGCATTTAATGACTTGGTTGGTGAATCATCTCCTAACGAGCTGgaatttctctctcctctgacGAATTGCCTGGATTTAAGACATATTGACTTATCATACAATCCACTGAATGGTATTCTTCCAAGTTCTATCGGCAATTTCTCTTCGGTACTTGAGAGCTTTTTTCTAGTAAAATGCGGACTTAAAGGAGGCATTCCCATGGAAATTGGAAACTTGAGCAACGTAATAATGCTAGACCTTTCAGCAAATGAGCTAACTGGGTCAGTTCCAATTGCAATCGATAGACTACAGAATATTCAAGGGCTATATTTGAATAGTAATCAATTGGAAGGACAGATTCCAATACAGCTTTGTCAACTACAGAAGTCTAACACTTTGTCATTTGGTGACAATATGCTAAATGGTTCAATACCTGCATGTATTGACAATTTGTCAAGTCTGAGATATCTCAACCTGAGCTCCAACAAGCTGAGTTCCGCTATTCCAACAACCTTGTGGAGCCTAACTTATATCTTAGAGGTTTATCTAAATTCGAACTCTTTGAGTGGCTCCCTTTCTTCAGAAATTAAAAGTTTGAAGGTCCTTACCGCAATTGATTTGTCGGGAAATCAAATGTCAGGTAATATTCCCAGTAGCATTGGGGAACTAAAAGATCTGAAGAAACTCTTACttgcaaaaaataattttgaggGTCCCATTCCAGAATCATTTGTTAGCTTGACAAGCTTGGAGACTGTGGATCTCTCTAGGAATAACCTCTCTGGAGTGATTCCAAAGTCATTGGAGAAACTTTCATATCTGAACTATTTTAATGTCTCTTTCAACAAGTTACAAGGAGAAATTCCGAAGTCTGGCCCGTTTGCAAACTTCTCAGCTCAATCGTTTGTGTCCAACAATGGACTTTGTGGCTTACCCCGATTTCAAGTCCCACCATGCCAATCTATCAGAACAAATAGATCCAAGCCAGTTTTGTTGAAATACATTTTGCCCACAGTATTTGCATTCGCAATATTGGTGGTGCTTGTTATAATTGTTCTTCTAAGATGccgaaaaatgaaacaaaatttgtcaagacaagaaaatataatacCTTTGGCAACATGGAGAAGAATTTCATATCTGGAACTACAACTGGCAACCAATGGATTTAGTGAGGGCAACTTGCTTGGCACTGGAAGTTTTGGCTCTGTATACAAGGGATTACTTTCAGATGGAAAGGAAATTGCGATAAAGGTGTTCAATTTGCAATTAGAGGGAGTTTTTAGGAACTTTGAAGCCGAGTGTGAAGTGATGCGTAACATTCGACATCGAAATCTTGTAAAGATTATTAGTAGTTGCACAAACAACATGGATTTCAAAGCCTTGGTATTGGAACTCATGCCTAATGGAAGCCTACAAAAATGGTTGTATTCTCACAACTTGTTCTTGGATGTagtccaaaggctaaacataATGGAAGATGTTGCCTCTGCATTGGAATATCTACACCAAGGCTATTCAACACCAATTGTTCATTGTGATCTAAAACCCAGCAACATACTGCTGGATGAAGATATGGTGGCACATGTTGGTGACTTTGGCATTGCCAAACTCTTGGGTGAAGGAGAAGATATGAGACAAACAATGACATTGGCAACAATTGGATACATGGCTCCAG AGTATGGATCGGAGGGAATTGTTTCTACAAGATGCGATGTATTTGGTATCTTACTGATGGAAACCTTCACGAGAAAGAAACCTACTGATGAAATGTTTGTTGGGGAACtgaatttgaaactttgggTGAAAGAGTTATTAGCACATGCGCCAATTAGAGTGGTGGATGCCAATTTGATGAATAGAGAAGACAAACACTTTGTTGTTAAATTGACTTGTATTTCATCTATTATGGAATTGTCTTTGGCTTGCACGGAAGATTCACCAGAAGATCGGATAAACATGAGGGATGCCTTGTCTATGctcaaaaaaatcaagaaaaagttgTTGAAGAATATTGGAGCTGAGCGTAACACAAGAT CTAGAATGAGGAGGCAATCATAG